In Gadus chalcogrammus isolate NIFS_2021 chromosome 1, NIFS_Gcha_1.0, whole genome shotgun sequence, the sequence CCGGGATAGATTGCAGAGAGAGGTGGAAAACggacgcgggggggggggggtagttttgtgtttgttatCAGACTGCTGTAGCAAAGCCTATTCGGTTGTTTTCCCGATCAAACTCTGTGTAGTAGCGCGCAATGAAATTGGCTCCCAGAATCCAAATGGGGCCTGTAGGGGGCGGCACATCCAGCCCTCTGAAGGTGACGGTGCAAACATCCCCCTCCAACTCGGTTTGCTGAAAACACAATGGTTCATTTAGAAATACAATGTTTTTACATAAATGCAGAACAGAAAATAGAGTGTGTTTATTTTATCACCGGTCATGTGGCTGATTCAAAATAGAAACCTCTTTGTGCTTAGCTCCACTGTGCTCACCTTGTGGCTAGCGCTTACCCATAAGATGTAGTCCTCGTGACTGAGTTCGTACTCTTGGCCACCCAGATGAAAAGTCACAGAAGGTAAAGTCTTCACCAGTTCACAGTTGACTTTGTACTGGAAAACAGACAGAAGTGGATTCAACTATGAACGGCCATCTGTTATTGTttttgccagtgtgtgtgtgtgcgtgtgtgtgtgtgatggaaggCGGATGCGTCAGTTGTGTTAGAACTCACGCCACTTTCATCCAACTGAGCTCCGATCGTTGTCATCAGCTCAGACACAGAGGAGGCGGGGCCTGTTATGTAGGAGGAGCCTGTGTCTATCACGGCGGTGCAGCCCTCCACGCAGAACATGATCCTGTCGCCCACAGAAACACTGGAAGGAGGAATAAAACAAGAGTTAAGTTCCCACTATGAGATCACAGATGTAGTCATTCATGTATATTCACCACCAGTATGCACTGCATGGAAATAAGCTCACCCTTTCATGGTCACTTCCCACTTTCCCATCTCCTCTGTGGCCACATAGTTGAAGGTCCCAGTGTAATAGTCGGGGTCTGTGCCTCCCAGCACCAGCTCACCGCCAGGGGAGTGCTGTGGGTCCCTGGAACAGAACCGCCCtcaatcaatcaaccaatcagtcAGTCTGGccatctgtttgtttgtctgtccaTTCATCTGCCCGGCCATCTTTCTGCCTGATTGCTTAtttgtccgtctgtccatctctcCGCCCACGCTCCTCCCATACCCACCCAGCCACTCactcccccacccacctgcccactcccccacccagccacccaacccccgcccacccccccaccccccccacccccccccccccccccaacccacctgCTGTAGTAGACAGAGAACACCTCCTCCTTGAGGATGTGCTGGGACATTATGCCGTCGAACACGGGGGTGATGCCGTCGATCGCCACGTTGGGGTAGCCCATCCCCAGCACGCCGTCAAACTTGGCGAAGATGAAGGGCATGGCCGACAGAGCGGTGGCCTCGGCGAACACCTGGACCACGGGGATGCCGCCGATCTATGAGGGGAGAGCCACAAGGCATCACTTATCGTCGCCCGGGCCGGTTCACATGCCTGAGGCAGCACGGCCCAGCGGGTGTCGTCGCAATGTTATGGGAAAAGTGTGGCTGTTGCGGGTTAagctgttcacacacacatgcctgggtgagtgtgttttcaAACTCACCACAACTACATCCTCACTCAGGAATCCTCGGACGGTGCCAGAGGCATACTGAATGGAGAAGCCCGTCCCGTTGTCGATGTGAGTCCGGGATCTGGATCCGTCGTACCTGTTGTGCGTAACTGAGAGTGATTAAAAAACGGAGTGAGAATCTTCAGAGGGAATACGGAAGGAATGATGTTTCTTTCCTGTCAACAACACACGTCTGACACATTTTGGTAGATGtgggtgtttgagtgtgtgtgtgtgtgtgtgtgtgtgtgtgtgtgtgtgtgtgtgtgtgtgtgtgtgtgtgtgtgtgtgtgtgtgtgtgtgtgtgtgtgtgtgtgtgtgtgtgtgtgtgtgtggattgctGTATGATAGCATGATAATGGTCTCCAGTAAACTCACAGCAGGCGGTGGAGAAAGGAGAACAGCTCTGGGAGGGCACCCAGAGGTTGGCCGAACCCGTATCAAACACAACGTTAAACATCTGGGCAGGAGAGCCGATGCTGATTTCCCCAAAGTACTGCGTCTGGTTAGCATACATTCAAAATAGAAACAGAAAGCCAGACATATAAAACCACAAGTTGAAATACCAATACCACTGGTTTCAATTCCACCTCCAATCTCTTTGGACATGGGTTTTCCATTTCAGATAGAAAGTGATTCAATCTACTTGAGAAATACGATGGTCTtctaatgtatgtatgtatgtatgtatgtatgtatgtatgtatgtatgtatgtatgtatgtatgtatgtatgtatgtatgtatgtatgtatgtatgtatgtatgtatgtatgtatgtatgtatgtatgtgtatgtatatatatatgtatatatatgtatatatatatgcatacatatagatacatatttatatatatagaaaaatacattagaaggccattgaatttctcactgtatataaatatttatatatagatatattaatTTTCATCTTTTTTCATTGCCAGTTGTCAACTGTGCTGTCGTACATCCAGATAGTTGGTCAAGGGCGTTGGAGCCGTCCCATTGGTTGGATCATCGGAGGCCTTCTGGGTCAGTAGAGGGAACATCTGGTCCAGAGCGAAGCCCAGCTCCCTCATGTTCTCCCTGATGGACGGCATCTTCTTCAGGGTCACTCTGGAGAACACCGCAGATACAAGCCCGTTACAAAGTCGGATTCTATAAGAACACTTTGAacttgacatttttattcattgcTACTGTTTTGAATGTAGATCGCCTGTGTAACAGTTTGACATATATAAGAGATGTAATTGATTGCAGAAATAGTTGAGCTTACCTCATTTCACTTGCTTTTGAAGTTTAATATATTGCATACAATATATATTGCAAACATATTTTCTAAATGTATATAGTCTGCCTTAATTTCGAATATAACGATGTATCGATAAAGTCTCCTATAAATCCCATGCAGAAAACACTATAATCGgaagaataaaaacaataaattacCGTCGCAAAGCATGGCCAGGGCAACTTGTCAACGACAGCACAGCTGCACACAGCCAGTAACTCCTCATCGGCTCCATGGAGACGTCAATACAGGAACAAATGAAAGGCCAGCGACGGATGCAAACGATCAAAGAAGACTTTTGACTGTCTTTCCTTGTCCCTTGATGACAGCGAAGGTGTGTCTTGATGTCAGTGTGTCCAAAGCACTGCGCTCTCTTTCTGCTCTTCCTTGCTAGCATCCAACTTCCACTCTTATATAGGAGATCTGTCCTCTGCTGTGCCCTGATCTACTGGCCACTCTATCAGAGACCTTTCCCTAGAAGGGACCCCTaaggacccccacccccatcacacTCACTAACCCACCCTTACCAtgtatcccccctcccccctcccctttggtCTCACAACCTCTGCTCTGATAAATAGGTCCCAGTAAAAGGTTTGAACTCTGACCTCTAGACAGAATGGGCAGATAGAAAGCAGCGTCGATGACGCAGACTTCTTGCCAAGGTTGAGCCGGTGACGTGGGTCGTTTCCCCTTGCTCTGGGGGGGAGCTTCTCAGGGCAACTTTGGGAAAGTTGGTTTGATTGAGTTGACTGTCAGCGGTTCCCATAAACTAACATATTTATACTCTAAACTACAGTGGACTATAACTTGGACTTGTGTCTAAGACAGTGTGCCTCATCTTCTCGATGTTATTTTAGATACTATCCAACCGGGATTCGTAGATTCATCATCAACGTCCTCGACATTTCACAAATCAAAGCATTTTCTCGTGCTTTATAAGTGTTTATAGATCAAATGAAGTTGTAAATGCCTTGAAATTTGCCCATTATATACTAATGGTTTTCCATTTGCAGCAGTATCAGCCCCGGCCCCTGTATTTTAACGCCTTCTTTTCCCACAGTCCTCCATTCCTTATCTGTGGAGAAGACAGTCCTCATGCCTATCGGTTTACACCCCCTCCTCTTAACGCCGCAACAACCCCATCTCGGCTCATTCAACATCCACTCTCCTGTAAACACCTCTGCCGCCAATcatggggtggggtgggggggcgatcTGTACCTATGGAGGGAATTTCCCTGAGAAATCCATACACCCAGTGCGGGGTTCCCACACTGTTTAGCCCCTGTCaaagtgtgggggggagggggggggggggggggggggcctgcatGAACCACCGACTGAAGCTAGGAGATTTAGGGTCCACGTCAGCCCCCCACACAGCGGGCCGCAGTGGGGGGGCCCGGGGTCAGCCCAGCCAGATATTCCCACTGGCCAATCTGACAGACGGCTGATAGCAGGGTCTGCCGCGGCTTGTTTGAGTTTCCATCTGATGACTTCCTGCAACACGGCAGGTAGCCGCTTGGTTTTCTTTATTCATCAATCAT encodes:
- the ren gene encoding renin, encoding MEPMRSYWLCAAVLSLTSCPGHALRRVTLKKMPSIRENMRELGFALDQMFPLLTQKASDDPTNGTAPTPLTNYLDTQYFGEISIGSPAQMFNVVFDTGSANLWVPSQSCSPFSTACFTHNRYDGSRSRTHIDNGTGFSIQYASGTVRGFLSEDVVVIGGIPVVQVFAEATALSAMPFIFAKFDGVLGMGYPNVAIDGITPVFDGIMSQHILKEEVFSVYYSRDPQHSPGGELVLGGTDPDYYTGTFNYVATEEMGKWEVTMKGVSVGDRIMFCVEGCTAVIDTGSSYITGPASSVSELMTTIGAQLDESGYKVNCELVKTLPSVTFHLGGQEYELSHEDYILWQTELEGDVCTVTFRGLDVPPPTGPIWILGANFIARYYTEFDRENNRIGFATAV